From Streptomyces qinzhouensis, one genomic window encodes:
- a CDS encoding sigma factor-like helix-turn-helix DNA-binding protein — MSGNRARGFGSFVAGAGGRLLHAATLLTAETPDGNPRARRLLVSALARTYAGWDQLRDEDPYDHARRELAARFALGSWRFHRSRGGLLGALHPRERLVLVLRLYEGLPEEQTAALLGLSAERIRTICHRAVATVHTPGAG, encoded by the coding sequence ATGAGCGGCAACCGGGCCCGGGGGTTCGGATCCTTCGTCGCGGGCGCGGGCGGCCGGCTGCTGCATGCCGCCACCCTGCTGACGGCCGAGACCCCGGACGGCAATCCGCGCGCCCGGCGGCTGCTGGTCTCGGCACTGGCCAGGACGTACGCCGGCTGGGACCAGCTGCGGGACGAGGACCCCTATGACCATGCCCGCCGGGAGCTGGCCGCCCGGTTCGCCCTGGGCTCCTGGCGCTTCCACCGGTCCCGCGGCGGACTGCTGGGGGCGCTGCACCCGCGGGAACGGCTCGTCCTGGTGCTGAGGCTGTACGAGGGCCTGCCGGAGGAGCAGACCGCCGCGCTGCTCGGGCTGTCCGCCGAGCGGATCCGTACGATCTGTCACCGCGCGGTCGCGACCGTGCACACCCCGGGGGCC
- a CDS encoding GntR family transcriptional regulator, with the protein MAPQVRRELPPFMQIANHFRQRIVDGELAPGAKLPSIAEIAGEWGVATATAAKGVKQLQADGYVRSSTQGTFVDLGRRQTTGPDRLRMVRVGGSAIRPGERVEILSAGLEAAPADVAEALGVDAGARVIRRRRRYTDDEGVMAVSTSWLPAELAQQAPELLAPEPLSAMTFGLVEERTGRRAVRRRDTVALAEATGELAGLLGVAVGTSVLTWTNHYWDQNGSVTEYATDFLGPDRRLSAEYDMP; encoded by the coding sequence ATGGCACCGCAGGTGAGACGAGAGCTGCCGCCGTTCATGCAGATCGCGAACCACTTCCGGCAGCGGATCGTGGATGGGGAGCTCGCTCCGGGTGCGAAGCTTCCGTCGATTGCGGAGATCGCCGGGGAGTGGGGCGTGGCCACGGCGACTGCGGCCAAAGGCGTCAAGCAGCTTCAGGCCGACGGGTATGTGCGCTCCTCCACCCAGGGAACCTTTGTCGATCTCGGCCGCAGGCAGACGACCGGACCCGACCGGCTGCGCATGGTCCGCGTCGGCGGCAGCGCGATACGGCCCGGAGAGCGGGTCGAGATCCTCTCCGCCGGGCTGGAGGCCGCGCCCGCGGATGTCGCCGAAGCCCTCGGTGTGGACGCGGGCGCCAGGGTGATCCGGCGCCGTCGGCGCTACACCGACGACGAGGGCGTCATGGCCGTGTCGACCTCCTGGCTTCCGGCGGAACTCGCACAGCAGGCACCCGAACTGCTCGCTCCGGAGCCGCTGTCCGCCATGACCTTCGGTCTCGTCGAGGAACGGACCGGGCGGCGGGCCGTGCGCAGAAGAGACACGGTGGCACTCGCCGAGGCCACCGGAGAGCTGGCCGGACTCCTCGGCGTCGCGGTCGGTACCTCCGTGCTGACCTGGACCAACCACTACTGGGACCAGAACGGGTCCGTCACCGAGTACGCCACGGACTTCCTGGGCCCGGACCGGCGGCTCTCGGCCGAGTACGACATGCCCTGA
- the greA gene encoding transcription elongation factor GreA, translating to MTQTSENVTWLTQEAYNQLKAELEYLSGPARTEIAKKIEAAREEGDLRENGGYHAAKEEQGKAELRVRQLTQLLETAKVGEAPADDGIVEPGMVVTIAFDGDEDDTLTFLMASREYASSDIETYSPQSPLGTGVNGKKVGDTAEYELPNGNTASVKILNAKPYTG from the coding sequence GTGACCCAGACCAGCGAGAACGTCACCTGGCTGACCCAGGAGGCGTACAACCAGCTCAAGGCCGAGCTGGAATACCTGTCTGGTCCCGCGCGCACCGAGATCGCCAAGAAGATCGAGGCGGCTCGCGAGGAGGGCGACCTTCGGGAGAACGGCGGGTACCACGCGGCCAAGGAGGAGCAGGGCAAGGCGGAGCTCCGGGTCCGGCAGCTCACCCAGCTGCTGGAGACCGCGAAGGTCGGCGAGGCGCCGGCGGACGACGGCATCGTGGAGCCCGGCATGGTCGTGACGATCGCCTTCGACGGCGACGAGGACGACACCCTGACCTTCCTGATGGCCTCCCGCGAGTACGCCAGCTCGGACATCGAGACCTACTCGCCGCAGTCGCCGCTCGGCACCGGCGTCAACGGCAAGAAGGTCGGCGACACCGCGGAGTACGAGCTCCCGAACGGCAACACCGCCTCGGTCAAGATCCTCAACGCCAAGCCCTACACCGGCTGA
- the ilvA gene encoding threonine ammonia-lyase: MSFRPRHTFRPVILDDVRGAQKMLSGVARTTAVEGSRYLTGLVGAPVHFKCENLQRTGSFKLRGAYVRISGLRPEERAAGVVAASAGNHAQGVALASSLLGVRSTVFMPQGAPLPKVAATRDYGADVRLHGQVIEETLEAAEEYARTTGAVFIHPFDHPDVIAGQGTVGLEILEQCPEVRTIVVGIGGGGLAAGVAVAVKAVRPDVRIVGVQAEGAAAYPPSLAAGRPVAVRTPVTMADGIKVGRPGDLPFQIIGELVDEVRTVSEDELSSALLLCLERAKLVVEPAGASPVAALLSDPAAFSAGPVVAVLSGGNVDPLLLQRILRHGMAAGGRYLSLRLRLTDRPGALAALLGTLSVLDANVLDVSHVRTDPRLGLTEVEVELQLETMGPDHCAEVAAALRAEGYAVTVMG; this comes from the coding sequence ATGAGCTTCCGCCCGCGTCACACCTTTCGCCCGGTCATCCTCGACGACGTCCGGGGGGCGCAGAAGATGCTGTCCGGAGTGGCCCGGACGACCGCGGTGGAGGGCAGCCGGTATCTGACCGGTCTGGTGGGTGCGCCGGTTCACTTCAAATGCGAGAACCTCCAGCGCACGGGCTCGTTCAAGCTTCGCGGCGCGTATGTCCGGATCTCCGGGCTCCGCCCGGAGGAGCGCGCGGCGGGGGTGGTCGCGGCCTCGGCGGGCAACCATGCGCAGGGCGTGGCGCTGGCCTCGTCGCTGCTCGGGGTCCGCTCGACCGTGTTCATGCCGCAGGGCGCGCCGCTGCCGAAGGTGGCCGCCACCCGCGACTACGGGGCGGACGTACGGCTGCACGGCCAGGTGATCGAAGAGACGCTGGAGGCGGCGGAGGAGTACGCCCGGACGACGGGCGCGGTCTTCATCCACCCCTTCGACCATCCCGATGTGATCGCCGGACAGGGCACGGTGGGGCTGGAGATCCTGGAGCAGTGTCCGGAGGTGCGGACGATCGTCGTCGGTATCGGCGGCGGCGGTCTGGCGGCGGGCGTCGCGGTGGCGGTGAAGGCGGTCCGGCCGGACGTCCGGATCGTCGGGGTGCAGGCGGAGGGCGCCGCGGCCTATCCCCCGTCGCTGGCGGCGGGCCGCCCGGTGGCGGTGCGGACCCCGGTGACGATGGCCGACGGGATCAAGGTGGGGCGCCCCGGTGATCTGCCGTTCCAGATCATCGGCGAACTGGTCGACGAGGTCCGTACGGTCTCCGAGGACGAGCTGTCGTCCGCGCTGCTGCTCTGTCTGGAGCGGGCGAAGCTGGTGGTGGAACCGGCGGGCGCGAGCCCGGTGGCGGCCCTGCTGAGCGACCCGGCCGCCTTCTCGGCGGGCCCCGTGGTCGCGGTCCTCTCCGGCGGCAACGTGGACCCCCTGCTGCTCCAGCGCATCCTCCGCCACGGCATGGCCGCCGGCGGCCGCTATCTCTCCCTCCGCCTCCGCCTCACGGACCGCCCGGGCGCCCTGGCGGCCCTGCTGGGCACCCTCTCGGTGCTGGACGCCAATGTGCTGGACGTCAGCCATGTCCGCACCGATCCGCGTCTGGGCCTGACGGAGGTGGAGGTCGAACTCCAGCTGGAGACCATGGGCCCGGACCACTGCGCCGAGGTCGCCGCGGCCCTGCGCGCCGAGGGCTACGCGGTGACGGTCATGGGCTGA
- a CDS encoding DUF4307 domain-containing protein, with the protein MSGVREQLPEARYGRSADQRSDRKLKILGAVLGAGFVAMVGWFGYDYIAEQKISAELIKFDVTSDSEVQVHLEIRKDADATGTCTVRSRSADGAEVGRLDVPVEARGERRIDQVVKIRTLAKGTTAELVQCNGG; encoded by the coding sequence ATGAGCGGCGTGCGCGAGCAGCTTCCCGAGGCCCGCTACGGGCGTTCGGCGGACCAGCGCTCCGACCGCAAGCTCAAGATCCTCGGCGCGGTGCTGGGAGCGGGCTTCGTCGCCATGGTCGGCTGGTTCGGCTACGACTACATCGCCGAGCAGAAGATCAGCGCCGAGCTGATCAAGTTCGATGTGACCTCGGACTCCGAGGTCCAGGTCCATCTGGAGATCCGCAAGGACGCCGACGCCACCGGTACCTGTACCGTGCGCTCGCGCTCGGCGGACGGCGCCGAGGTCGGCCGGCTCGACGTCCCGGTCGAGGCGCGCGGTGAGCGCCGGATCGACCAGGTGGTGAAGATCCGCACGCTGGCGAAGGGCACGACGGCCGAGCTCGTCCAGTGCAACGGGGGCTGA
- a CDS encoding MarR family winged helix-turn-helix transcriptional regulator — protein sequence MPTSQDMTTRLDPGLLDALQHQVALFARRAEQTRLGGVGQVRNSMDRAAYLLLNRLDREGPMGVKALAAGMGIDSSTVTRQVAPLVDTGLVKRTSHPEDGRAVVLQLSPRGQARLEEVRSSRRALMAQVTDGWSDSERESFTSLLTRFNRALSARQTGTEVPPPATG from the coding sequence ATGCCCACTTCTCAGGACATGACGACCCGTCTAGACCCCGGTCTCCTCGATGCCCTCCAACACCAAGTGGCCCTGTTCGCACGGCGTGCGGAGCAGACCCGTCTCGGGGGAGTCGGACAAGTCCGCAATTCGATGGACCGTGCCGCCTATCTGCTGCTCAACCGGCTGGACCGGGAGGGCCCGATGGGCGTGAAGGCGCTCGCGGCCGGTATGGGCATCGATTCGTCGACGGTCACCCGCCAGGTGGCGCCCCTTGTGGACACCGGCCTGGTCAAGCGGACCTCCCACCCCGAGGACGGCCGCGCTGTCGTCCTTCAGCTCTCCCCGCGCGGGCAGGCCCGCCTGGAGGAGGTCCGCTCGTCGAGGCGGGCGCTGATGGCCCAGGTCACGGACGGCTGGTCGGACTCCGAGAGGGAGTCCTTCACCTCCTTGTTGACGCGTTTCAACCGGGCGCTCTCCGCCCGTCAGACCGGGACGGAGGTACCGCCTCCGGCCACCGGCTGA